From Rutidosis leptorrhynchoides isolate AG116_Rl617_1_P2 chromosome 3, CSIRO_AGI_Rlap_v1, whole genome shotgun sequence, a single genomic window includes:
- the LOC139899334 gene encoding sodium/hydrogen exchanger 3-like isoform X2, producing MFLDELTMKDSEAEYTKHMALVSTLLLGCFVLCLLLHRSYWLVQSIIALFYSILMGLFFLRIPDVKSSSLMEFNQVSFFGRLLPLIIFNAGFQVKRKQFFLNFLTITSFRVIGSLISFAIISLGATQLFLKFDIGYLAMKDYLALGAIYSAAESLCTFQVLNMEETPLLYSLALGEGVVNDATSMVFFNAIKRFNLSDMNPVAALSFGRGFITLFVCSTFLGIFVGLLCAYFIRTLLYFGRHPTERVVVLMLFMAYLIYYTADVCNLSGILATFFFGIVMSNYVTHKSQVTTKRSFASISYFAEVLSFIYVAMDSFDAEKWPFFVNGSGQSNGASGILMGLIMVGRAGFIFPISYLSYLTRMGGVKEIGIKQRLIVRWASLMRGAVSVALAYKEFSGSEQTIQPAKVLLLTSIVTVVIFSTVVFGLLTKLIIRMLLPRSDETEPSTPTSLTQVFLVNGHDHDHYPVTENGISYTKQAESTNVVGPHTVHVS from the exons ATGTTTTTAGATGAATTGACAATGAAGGATTCCGAGGCTGAGTATACAAAGCACATGGCTTTAGTTTCAACTCTTCTTTTGGGTTGCTTTGTGCTATGTCTTTTACTTCATAGAAGCTATTGGTTGGTTCAGTCAATCATTGCTCTTTTTTAT AGCATACTCATGGGATTATTCTTTTTGAGAATCCCTGATGTTAAAAGCTCCTCATTAATGGAATTCAATCAAGTTTCTTTCTTTGGACGTCTCCTTCCGCTAATAATATTCAATGCTGG GTTTCAGGTTAAAAGGAAGCAATTTTTCCTCAATTTCTTGACCATTACGTCATTCAGAGTTATTGGTTCTTTGATATCGTTTGCCATCATATCATTAG gTGCAACACAGCTGTTTCTTAAATTTGACATTGGTTACCTAGCGATGAAGGACTATCTTG CACTTGGAGCCATATATTCTGCTGCAGAGTCTCTTTGCACTTTCCAG GTGCTTAATATGGAAGAGACACCTTTATTGTATAGTCTAGCCCTAGGAGAGGGTGTGGTGAATGATGCCACATCTATGGTGTTTTTCAATGCAATCAAGCGATTTAACCTATCTGACATGAACCCAGTTGCTGCTCTTAGTTTTGGCAGGGGTTTCATTACATTGTTTGTCTGTAGCACCTTCTTGGGAATTTTT GTTGGGCTGTTATGTGCATACTTCATTAGAACCTTATTATACTTTGGAAG GCACCCAACTGAACGTGTAGTAGTTCTCATGTTGTTTATGGCTTACCTTATATATTATACAGCTGAC GTGTGTAACTTAAGTGGGATCCTTGCCACGTTCTTTTTTGGGATCGTAATGTCAAATTATGTCACTCATAAATCACAAGTGACCACAAA GCGTTCTTTTGCATCAATTTCTTACTTTGCAGAAGTGCTTAGCTTCATATACGTTGCTATGGACTCATTTGACGCTGAAAAGTGGCCTTTTTTTGTGAACGG TTCTGGACAATCGAATGGGGCAAGTGGTATACTTATGGGGTTGATTATGGTCGGAAGAGCGGGTTTCATATTCCCCATTTCATATTTATCTTACTTAACTCGGATGGGAGGTGTTAAAGAGATTGGTATCAAGCAGCGG CTTATAGTTCGGTGGGCTAGTTTAATGCGAGGCGCTGTATCTGTTGCACTTGCCTACAAGGAG TTTAGTGGTTCTGAACAAACCATTCAGCCTGCAAAAGTGCTTTTGCTCACCAGCATAGTTACCGTTGTTATTTTTAGCACAGTG GTATTTGGATTGCTGACAAAGTTGATTATAAGGATGTTACTACCTCGTTCTGACGAAACGGAACCATCTACTCCAACCTCATTGACCCAAGTGTTTCTAGTGAATGGACATGATCACGATCATTATCCGGTAACTGAAAACGGAATATCATATACCAAGCAGGCAGAGTCTACAAATGTTGTTGGGCCCCACACAGTTCATGTCTCTTAG
- the LOC139899334 gene encoding sodium/hydrogen exchanger 3-like isoform X1 yields MNEISKHNLFQQTVIIWLFTKINKYINIATTESYCKIEEWIARNSLPSLFVTQLKSFPNCMFLDELTMKDSEAEYTKHMALVSTLLLGCFVLCLLLHRSYWLVQSIIALFYSILMGLFFLRIPDVKSSSLMEFNQVSFFGRLLPLIIFNAGFQVKRKQFFLNFLTITSFRVIGSLISFAIISLGATQLFLKFDIGYLAMKDYLALGAIYSAAESLCTFQVLNMEETPLLYSLALGEGVVNDATSMVFFNAIKRFNLSDMNPVAALSFGRGFITLFVCSTFLGIFVGLLCAYFIRTLLYFGRHPTERVVVLMLFMAYLIYYTADVCNLSGILATFFFGIVMSNYVTHKSQVTTKRSFASISYFAEVLSFIYVAMDSFDAEKWPFFVNGSGQSNGASGILMGLIMVGRAGFIFPISYLSYLTRMGGVKEIGIKQRLIVRWASLMRGAVSVALAYKEFSGSEQTIQPAKVLLLTSIVTVVIFSTVVFGLLTKLIIRMLLPRSDETEPSTPTSLTQVFLVNGHDHDHYPVTENGISYTKQAESTNVVGPHTVHVS; encoded by the exons ATGAATGAAATTTCGAAACATAATTTGTTTCAGCAAACCGTAATTATCTGGCTttttactaaaataaataaatatataaatattgctACAACCGAGTCATATTGTAAAATTGAGGAGTGGATTGCAAGAAATTCCCTTCCTAGCTTGTTTGTCACGCAGTTAAAATCCTTTCCAAATTG TATGTTTTTAGATGAATTGACAATGAAGGATTCCGAGGCTGAGTATACAAAGCACATGGCTTTAGTTTCAACTCTTCTTTTGGGTTGCTTTGTGCTATGTCTTTTACTTCATAGAAGCTATTGGTTGGTTCAGTCAATCATTGCTCTTTTTTAT AGCATACTCATGGGATTATTCTTTTTGAGAATCCCTGATGTTAAAAGCTCCTCATTAATGGAATTCAATCAAGTTTCTTTCTTTGGACGTCTCCTTCCGCTAATAATATTCAATGCTGG GTTTCAGGTTAAAAGGAAGCAATTTTTCCTCAATTTCTTGACCATTACGTCATTCAGAGTTATTGGTTCTTTGATATCGTTTGCCATCATATCATTAG gTGCAACACAGCTGTTTCTTAAATTTGACATTGGTTACCTAGCGATGAAGGACTATCTTG CACTTGGAGCCATATATTCTGCTGCAGAGTCTCTTTGCACTTTCCAG GTGCTTAATATGGAAGAGACACCTTTATTGTATAGTCTAGCCCTAGGAGAGGGTGTGGTGAATGATGCCACATCTATGGTGTTTTTCAATGCAATCAAGCGATTTAACCTATCTGACATGAACCCAGTTGCTGCTCTTAGTTTTGGCAGGGGTTTCATTACATTGTTTGTCTGTAGCACCTTCTTGGGAATTTTT GTTGGGCTGTTATGTGCATACTTCATTAGAACCTTATTATACTTTGGAAG GCACCCAACTGAACGTGTAGTAGTTCTCATGTTGTTTATGGCTTACCTTATATATTATACAGCTGAC GTGTGTAACTTAAGTGGGATCCTTGCCACGTTCTTTTTTGGGATCGTAATGTCAAATTATGTCACTCATAAATCACAAGTGACCACAAA GCGTTCTTTTGCATCAATTTCTTACTTTGCAGAAGTGCTTAGCTTCATATACGTTGCTATGGACTCATTTGACGCTGAAAAGTGGCCTTTTTTTGTGAACGG TTCTGGACAATCGAATGGGGCAAGTGGTATACTTATGGGGTTGATTATGGTCGGAAGAGCGGGTTTCATATTCCCCATTTCATATTTATCTTACTTAACTCGGATGGGAGGTGTTAAAGAGATTGGTATCAAGCAGCGG CTTATAGTTCGGTGGGCTAGTTTAATGCGAGGCGCTGTATCTGTTGCACTTGCCTACAAGGAG TTTAGTGGTTCTGAACAAACCATTCAGCCTGCAAAAGTGCTTTTGCTCACCAGCATAGTTACCGTTGTTATTTTTAGCACAGTG GTATTTGGATTGCTGACAAAGTTGATTATAAGGATGTTACTACCTCGTTCTGACGAAACGGAACCATCTACTCCAACCTCATTGACCCAAGTGTTTCTAGTGAATGGACATGATCACGATCATTATCCGGTAACTGAAAACGGAATATCATATACCAAGCAGGCAGAGTCTACAAATGTTGTTGGGCCCCACACAGTTCATGTCTCTTAG